The stretch of DNA AAGAGGTTACTAAAATGTTGGAAAGCATGTACATCTTTTAAATTTAAACTCAAATCAATTTGCGATTCTATCATGCGTATCAGCTGCAATTCAGTTCGCTTCGAAAAAGTGAATGCATCCGAAATTTTTAAGTCGTGTGATTCACTTTGAAATGACAGAAGTTGATGCAAAAGAAACTGATCCATTCTATGATCACGCTGTTGTGTTGGGTTGAAGTGAATTTTAATGTCTAGCGGATATGAGTGGTGAATGACGTGATGAAAAATTTCGTTTGAGTTGATGATCGAACATGATTCATTGTGATAATGAATCGCTGTGGATGGTGATTCAATCACAGCGATTTCTAACGTTGGACATCCAGTGATGACTTGATCGACAAAACGCAAATGTCGCAGTAAAGTCTCATCTGATTTAATGAAATTAAGCAACCACACACTAATACGAGATTTAAATTGGTATCGTGATAACAAATATTCAATTAAGTGACGTTTATCAGTGTTTAATGGTGTCCGTATCATCATAGCGATCTCCTACAGTAAGCGCTCTTGTTCAGCAAGCCATTCTGGGTTTTCAGTATCTTTTTGAAGAAGAAGTTCTAAAATTTGCTTTGCTTGTTGCATTTGTCCAGTTTCAATCAAATAGTAATAGTAATCCTTTAAGAAATCAATATTGTCATGGAGTGTTTCATATGCCAATGTATAAAAATGCTGTGCCTCTTTATCGCGCTCTTCTTGACCGAGTGCAAAGGCTAACTGCCACATGAATTGTGGGTCCATATCCTCTTCATCAACATACTGCACTAACTCGATTAAAGCGTCATAC from Staphylococcus lutrae encodes:
- a CDS encoding YpiB family protein, with protein sequence MIRTPLNTDKRHLIEYLLSRYQFKSRISVWLLNFIKSDETLLRHLRFVDQVITGCPTLEIAVIESPSTAIHYHNESCSIINSNEIFHHVIHHSYPLDIKIHFNPTQQRDHRMDQFLLHQLLSFQSESHDLKISDAFTFSKRTELQLIRMIESQIDLSLNLKDVHAFQHFSNLLNFIKFRQ